A single region of the Aptenodytes patagonicus chromosome 7, bAptPat1.pri.cur, whole genome shotgun sequence genome encodes:
- the CEP170B gene encoding centrosomal protein of 170 kDa protein B isoform X4: MSVTSWFLVSSTGIRHRLPREMIFVGRDDCELMLQSRSVDKQHAVINYDKEKDEHWVKDLGSLNGTFVNDVRIPDQKYITLKLNDVIRFGYDSNMYVLEQIQHKVPEEALKHEKYTSQLQMNYKGTAMKRAEQSMEHGVYTESPQTKLEKGERKAITETSTYRTPLYGQPSWWGEDDANNKEDRRQEEHYSERSKEITQHEEELNGNISAYRDAQEQSVFAFRREPSYFEIPTKEFQQPSKSPETQVHEIPTKDVDAVVAPVVQSHASFTIEFDDGTPGKIKIKDHVTKFSLRQRRPYSKEPAHTEVMSAESKVADWLVHNDPSLMRRQSPGDDVYSTKSDLPVHVRTLKGNRHEDGTQSDSEDPVVPKAEKETTTGSERVTEQTRLQRQMRRDPHEMLHNKQAFVIEFFEDTPRKKRSQSFTHSAHSSQSDTDPPGLKTKVEKRKNALPAEKLGNVVLPSHLGAQAGKPNNSPSGTQRTSSFKREKTEDRISSSSSSASRASAKTYGSIGRKSKMAQDFMAEYLRETAQSGKPSAEKPAPLPMPVAPCVVISSEPEPASAPPPEVKSAQGRRNDEEDSVSETGTYTIETESQDKEVEEARKMIDQVFGVLESPEFSRISSAFRPIIKGEKDDSGSHQHLISENGTNQKSPLLQAFASKAVSGSQADVQMSAASQGSQKWVSRWASLADSYSDSGSVSGQGDGGAESSVAPKPGEPENAVPLRTRRLLPQLPPSDKSDGSTPTVLVCQESYSEVTKRTIMKDHCVEAYGDPSSCLFIQEDLDPDSLSDASRSDDGFSMEKGKKYKENNKMLEQMGEETKSESRQPGVSRVSNVRAVSEPVSTSFYIGGDSNDVGIPSKLSLSVSHARADKDGKDQEFSFKSAGTPVPGKPPVKDVSAYVNAAGKVVISLHQSLPQDEENMAGKEASSFVRQESFTKDKSSSGVPQNKLPHISSHPLLKDLEAVRSTRMDFGQETHLLLKDTETALAALEAKLLGQSQQLEPSETAGQLEDSLSGDSDVDTASTVSLVSGKNVPMSTPKRKAVVSLQKEKSSSTPSIQDQCGQPSARDRLTEKRKTQAPEASNRTEATKRFQMKRSAGARGSLDFTDDEKSSSLPYLPVSDAVVSDHEHSVTRPVPRRKPFTQATKEDHSKMTSNVQKIQQVLTRSNSLSTPRPTRASKLRRARLGDASDNECVDTEKTASNPEATAPGPKQSMETKKLSRLDILAMPRKRAGSFTVPSDSETAQSRSGFSGRSVESYRKTGVSEVRAAAKKMAAAASTKQPFSRTRSSSVKYSSSSTSRRRPQGSDYTSTSEEEYGSNHSSPKHKRSHTSTATQTPRIRGSGLSKQKHNGRETDDDEDFDDHPDPYNFMAQTAEIAEIARLSQTLVKDVAILAREIHDVAGDGDSQSSSGTGPSTSLSSVPNTPASTISAREELVQHIPEASLNYQKVPPGSVELKDFDQNMNDNREEDPSRKTRTRNREEVIFDNLMLNPVSQLSHTIRENTENLAEKMKILFQNSERTWEEMEAKINSENEVPILKTSNKEISSILKELRRVQKQLEVINAIIDPTGNLDVVASNKASSAAKQSTATKVRTANTSGSTLETLSPAQMRNYTKKSNCGSSSLQDSNFIPDGEKYVI; encoded by the exons AGACCAGTACATATCGCACCCCTCTTTATGGGCAGCCCTCCTGGTGGGGGGAAGATGATGCAAATAACAAGGAGGACAGAAGGCAAGAGGAACATTACTCAG aaAGATCAAAAGAGATAACGCAACATGAAGAGGAACTGAATGGTAATATTTCTGCTTATAGAGATGCCCAAGAACAGTCTGTGTTTGCCTTCCGGAGAGAGCCAAGTTACTTTGAGATTCCAACTAAAGAATTTCAGCAGCCATCAAAATCTCCAGAAACACAGGTCCATGAGATCCCAACAAAGGATGTTGATGCTGTAGTAGCCCCCGTTGTACAGAGTCATGCCTCTTTCACCATTGAATTTGATGATGGTACTCCCggtaaaataaagataaaagaccACGTAACTAAATTTTCTCTCAGACAGAGAAGACCGTATAGTAAGGAACCAGCTCATACAGAAGTGATGTCAGCGGAGAGCAAAGTGGCTGACTGGCTTGTCCACAATGACCCAAGCTTGATGAGACGGCAGTCTCCAGGAGATGATGTGTATAGTACAAAGAGTGACCTGCCGGTTCATGTGAGGACACTTAAAG GCAATAGGCATGAAGACGGAACGCAGAGTGACTCCGAAGACCCCGTGGTGCCCAAGGCAGAGAAGGAGACGACGACAGGCAGCGAACGTGTGACGGAGCAAACCAGGCTGCAGCGCCAGATGAGGCGTGACCCCCATGAGATGCTTCACAACAAGCAGGCCTTTGTCATCGAGTTCTTTGAGGACACGCCGCGGAAGAAGCGATCACAGTCCTTCACGCACAGTGCTCACTCCTCCCAGAGCGACACTGATCCGCCGGGGCTGAAGACCAAGGTCGAAAAGCGCAAGAATGCGTTGCCGGCAGAGAAGCTGGGAAATGTGGTGCTGCCGTCCCACCTCGGGGCCCAGGCGGGCAAACCCAATAACAGCCCCTCCGGGACCCAAAGAACTAGCTCCTTCAAGAGGGAGAAGACGGAGGATCGGATCAGCTCTTCGTCCTCCTCTGCTTCCAGAGCATCAGCCAAAACTTACGGGAGCATTGGGAGGAAGTCTAAAATGGCTCAGGATTTTATGGCTGAGTACTTGCGGGAGACTGCTCAGTCTGGGAAGCCAAGCGCTGAGAAACCAGCTCCTCTGCCCATGCCGGTAGCTCCATGCGTGGTTATATCATCAGAACCAGAGCCTGCCTCTGCTCCACCTCCGGAGGTAAAGTCTGCCCAGGGCAGGAGGAATGATGAGGAAGACAGCGTGAGCGAGACGGGAACATACACCATTGAGACGGAGTCGCAGGATaaagaggtggaggaagcacGAAAAATGATAGATCag GTTTTTGGTGTTCTTGAGTCACCCGAATTTTCCAGAATCTCTTCGGCCTTTAGACCAATAATTAAAGGCGAAAAAGATGACTCCGGTTCTCATCAGCATCTAATCAGTGAAAATGGCACTAACCAGAAGTCACCCTTGCTCCAGGCATTTGCCTCAAAAGCTGTGAGTGGGTCTCAGGCTGATGTGCAG ATGTCTGCAGCATCTCAAGGGAGTCAGAAGTGGGTATCTAGGTGGGCAAGCCTTGCGGATAGTTACTCTGACTCTGGATCTGTCTCTGGGCAGGGTGATGGAGGTGCAG AAAGCAGTGTAGCCCCAAAACCTGGGGAACCAGAAAATGCTGTGCCCTTGAGAACAAGGCGCCTTCTTCCCCAACTCCCACCAAGCGATAAATCAGACGGCTCCACGCCCACGGTCCTGGTCTGCCAGGAGTCCTATTCTGAGGTTACCAAGAGAACCATCATGAAGGACCACTGTGTGGAAGCCTATGGTgatcccagcagctgcctcttCATCCAAGAAGACTTGGATCCAGATAGCCTCAGTGATGCCAGCAGATCTGACGATGGCTTCAGCatggaaaaaggcaagaaatataAAGAGAACAATAAAATGCTAGAGCAGATgggggaagaaacaaaatcagAGAGCCGGCAGCCAGGAGTCTCCCGGGTGTCAAACGTGAGAGCTGTAAGTGAGCCAGTTTCTACTTCATTCTACATTGGTGGGGACAGCAACGACGTGGGGATTCCCTCGAAGCTCTCTCTGAGCGTGTCCCATGCTCGAGCAGACAAAGACGGCAAGGATCAGGAGTTTTCCTTCAAGTCTGCTGGCACACCAGTTCCTGGAAAGCCACCAGTCAAAGATGTTAGCGCTTACGTTAATGCAGCAGGAAAAGTGGTTATTTCCCTTCACCAGAGTCTTCCTCAAGATGAGGAAAACATGGCAGGAAAGGAAGCATCATCTTTTGTTAGACAGGAAAGTTTTACCAAAGATAAATCAAGCAGTGGTGTTCCTCAAAATAAACTCCCGCATATTTCAAGTCACCCTCTGCTTAAAGATTTAGAGGCTGTTCGGTCAACCCGTATGGACTTTGGTCAGGAGACTCATCTTCTCCTTAAGGATACTGAAACTGCCTTGGCAGCACTGGAAGCCAAATTACTTGGTCAAAGCCAACAGCTGGAGCCCTCAGAAACTGCTGGTCAGCTGGAGGACTCCTTGTCAGGGGACTCGGACGTGGACACCGCCAGCACGGTCAGCTTAGTGAGCGGCAAGAACGTCCCAATGAGCACCCCAAAACGCAAAGCAGTTGTGAGCTTGCAGAAGGAGAAATCTTCCTCCACGCCGTCCATCCAGGACCAGTGTGGACAGCCCAGCGCTCGGGACAGGCTGACAGAGAAGCGGAAAACGCAAGCACCGGAGGCATCAAACCGCACAGAGGCCACCAAACGCTTCCAGATGAAGCGGAGCGCTGGGGCTCGAGGGTCGCTTGACTTCACGGATGACGAGAAAAGCTCGAGCCTGCCCTACTTGCCGGTCTCTGACGCGGTTGTGTCTGACCATGAGCACTCAGTAACCCGGCCGGTTCCCAGAAGAAAGCCTTTTACTCAGGCCACCAAGGAGGACCACAGCAAAATGACCTCCAATGTGCAGAAAATCCAGCAAGTTCTCACCCGCTCCAACAGTTTATCCACCCCGCGGCCCACGAGGGCCTCAAAGCTACGTCGTGCCCGGCTGGGCGATGCTTCAGACAACGAATGTGTCGATACTGAGAAAACGGCCTCCAACCCTGAAGCCACTGCTCCGGGCCCCAAGCAGTCCATGGAGACGAAGAAGCTTTCCCGGCTGGACATCCTTGCCATGCCTAGGAAACGGGCAGGTTCGTTTACAGTGCCCAGTGACTCTGAGACAGCGCAGTCGAGGTCGGGGTTTTCGGGTCGGAGTGTGGAGTCCTATCGGAAGACGGGTGTTTCGGAGGTTAGAGCCGCAGCAAAGAAAATGGCAGCCGCTGCTTCCACGAAGCAGCCTTTCAGCCGGACCCGTTCAAGCAGTGTCAAGTATTCCTCCTCGTCCA CATCAAGGCGGAGACCACAGGGTTCAGATTACACTTCTACTTCGGAGGAAGAATATGGCTCAAATCACAGCTCCCCTAAACACAAACGCTCCCATACTTCAACAGCCACACAAACACCGAGGATACGTGGCTCTGGGCTGAGCAAGCAGAAGCACAATGGCAGAGAAACGGATGACGATGAAGATTTTGACGATCACCCTGACCCCTACAACTTCATGGCGCAAACAGCAGAGATAGCAGAAATAGCCAG GCTCAGCCAAACCTTGGTGAAGGATGTGGCCATCCTTGCTCGAGAGATTCATGATGTTGCTGGAGATGGGGACTCACAGAGTTCATCAGGGACTGGACCAAGCACCTCCCTCAGCTCTGTGCCCAACACTCCTGCTTCTACCATATCAGCGAGAGAAGAG TTGGTGCAGCACATTCCAGAAGCAAGTCTGAACTACCAGAAAGTGCCTCCGGGATCAGTGGAACTGAAGGATTTTGACCAAAATATGAACGATAATAGAGAAGAGGATCCCTCAAGAAAAACAAGGACAAGAAACCGTGAGGAG GTAATCTTTGACAATCTGATGTTGAACCCCGTGTCCCAGTTATCACATACAATCCgtgaaaatacagaaaacctAGCTGAAAAAATGAA GATTCTGTTTCAAAACTCGGAAAGGACCTGGGAGGAGATGGAGgccaaaattaattcagaaaacgAAGTGCCAATTCTGAAGACATCAAACAAG GAAATCAGTTCTATCCTGAAGGAGCTCAGGAGAGTTCAAAAACAGCTTGAAG TCATAAATGCTATCATTGACCCTACTGGAAACTTGGATGTAGTAGCCAGTAACAAAGCATCTTCTGCTGCAAAACAATCTACAGCCACTAAAGTCAGGACTGCTAACACTTCTGGATCCACACTGGAGACTTTGTCCCCAGCACAGATGAGAAACTACACAAAGAAATCGAACTGTGGGTCTTCTAGCTTACAAGATTCGAATTTCATTCCAGATGGAGAGAAATATGTGATCTGA
- the CEP170B gene encoding centrosomal protein of 170 kDa protein B isoform X1 produces the protein MSSVHSNMYVLEQIQHKVPEEALKHEKYTSQLQMNYKGTAMKRAEQSMEHGVYTESPQTKLEKGERKAITETSTYRTPLYGQPSWWGEDDANNKEDRRQEEHYSERSKEITQHEEELNGNISAYRDAQEQSVFAFRREPSYFEIPTKEFQQPSKSPETQVHEIPTKDVDAVVAPVVQSHASFTIEFDDGTPGKIKIKDHVTKFSLRQRRPYSKEPAHTEVMSAESKVADWLVHNDPSLMRRQSPGDDVYSTKSDLPVHVRTLKGSWSLTESCCVPSHPFPSPKKGNRHEDGTQSDSEDPVVPKAEKETTTGSERVTEQTRLQRQMRRDPHEMLHNKQAFVIEFFEDTPRKKRSQSFTHSAHSSQSDTDPPGLKTKVEKRKNALPAEKLGNVVLPSHLGAQAGKPNNSPSGTQRTSSFKREKTEDRISSSSSSASRASAKTYGSIGRKSKMAQDFMAEYLRETAQSGKPSAEKPAPLPMPVAPCVVISSEPEPASAPPPEVKSAQGRRNDEEDSVSETGTYTIETESQDKEVEEARKMIDQVFGVLESPEFSRISSAFRPIIKGEKDDSGSHQHLISENGTNQKSPLLQAFASKAVSGSQADVQMSAASQGSQKWVSRWASLADSYSDSGSVSGQGDGGAESSVAPKPGEPENAVPLRTRRLLPQLPPSDKSDGSTPTVLVCQESYSEVTKRTIMKDHCVEAYGDPSSCLFIQEDLDPDSLSDASRSDDGFSMEKGKKYKENNKMLEQMGEETKSESRQPGVSRVSNVRAVSEPVSTSFYIGGDSNDVGIPSKLSLSVSHARADKDGKDQEFSFKSAGTPVPGKPPVKDVSAYVNAAGKVVISLHQSLPQDEENMAGKEASSFVRQESFTKDKSSSGVPQNKLPHISSHPLLKDLEAVRSTRMDFGQETHLLLKDTETALAALEAKLLGQSQQLEPSETAGQLEDSLSGDSDVDTASTVSLVSGKNVPMSTPKRKAVVSLQKEKSSSTPSIQDQCGQPSARDRLTEKRKTQAPEASNRTEATKRFQMKRSAGARGSLDFTDDEKSSSLPYLPVSDAVVSDHEHSVTRPVPRRKPFTQATKEDHSKMTSNVQKIQQVLTRSNSLSTPRPTRASKLRRARLGDASDNECVDTEKTASNPEATAPGPKQSMETKKLSRLDILAMPRKRAGSFTVPSDSETAQSRSGFSGRSVESYRKTGVSEVRAAAKKMAAAASTKQPFSRTRSSSVKYSSSSTSRRRPQGSDYTSTSEEEYGSNHSSPKHKRSHTSTATQTPRIRGSGLSKQKHNGRETDDDEDFDDHPDPYNFMAQTAEIAEIARLSQTLVKDVAILAREIHDVAGDGDSQSSSGTGPSTSLSSVPNTPASTISAREEIARRSFRLAYPSQLVQHIPEASLNYQKVPPGSVELKDFDQNMNDNREEDPSRKTRTRNREEVIFDNLMLNPVSQLSHTIRENTENLAEKMKILFQNSERTWEEMEAKINSENEVPILKTSNKEISSILKELRRVQKQLEVINAIIDPTGNLDVVASNKASSAAKQSTATKVRTANTSGSTLETLSPAQMRNYTKKSNCGSSSLQDSNFIPDGEKYVI, from the exons AGACCAGTACATATCGCACCCCTCTTTATGGGCAGCCCTCCTGGTGGGGGGAAGATGATGCAAATAACAAGGAGGACAGAAGGCAAGAGGAACATTACTCAG aaAGATCAAAAGAGATAACGCAACATGAAGAGGAACTGAATGGTAATATTTCTGCTTATAGAGATGCCCAAGAACAGTCTGTGTTTGCCTTCCGGAGAGAGCCAAGTTACTTTGAGATTCCAACTAAAGAATTTCAGCAGCCATCAAAATCTCCAGAAACACAGGTCCATGAGATCCCAACAAAGGATGTTGATGCTGTAGTAGCCCCCGTTGTACAGAGTCATGCCTCTTTCACCATTGAATTTGATGATGGTACTCCCggtaaaataaagataaaagaccACGTAACTAAATTTTCTCTCAGACAGAGAAGACCGTATAGTAAGGAACCAGCTCATACAGAAGTGATGTCAGCGGAGAGCAAAGTGGCTGACTGGCTTGTCCACAATGACCCAAGCTTGATGAGACGGCAGTCTCCAGGAGATGATGTGTATAGTACAAAGAGTGACCTGCCGGTTCATGTGAGGACACTTAAAG GTTCCTGGTCGTTGACTGAATCGTGTTGTGTGCCTTCACACCCGTTTCCTTCTccaaaaaaag GCAATAGGCATGAAGACGGAACGCAGAGTGACTCCGAAGACCCCGTGGTGCCCAAGGCAGAGAAGGAGACGACGACAGGCAGCGAACGTGTGACGGAGCAAACCAGGCTGCAGCGCCAGATGAGGCGTGACCCCCATGAGATGCTTCACAACAAGCAGGCCTTTGTCATCGAGTTCTTTGAGGACACGCCGCGGAAGAAGCGATCACAGTCCTTCACGCACAGTGCTCACTCCTCCCAGAGCGACACTGATCCGCCGGGGCTGAAGACCAAGGTCGAAAAGCGCAAGAATGCGTTGCCGGCAGAGAAGCTGGGAAATGTGGTGCTGCCGTCCCACCTCGGGGCCCAGGCGGGCAAACCCAATAACAGCCCCTCCGGGACCCAAAGAACTAGCTCCTTCAAGAGGGAGAAGACGGAGGATCGGATCAGCTCTTCGTCCTCCTCTGCTTCCAGAGCATCAGCCAAAACTTACGGGAGCATTGGGAGGAAGTCTAAAATGGCTCAGGATTTTATGGCTGAGTACTTGCGGGAGACTGCTCAGTCTGGGAAGCCAAGCGCTGAGAAACCAGCTCCTCTGCCCATGCCGGTAGCTCCATGCGTGGTTATATCATCAGAACCAGAGCCTGCCTCTGCTCCACCTCCGGAGGTAAAGTCTGCCCAGGGCAGGAGGAATGATGAGGAAGACAGCGTGAGCGAGACGGGAACATACACCATTGAGACGGAGTCGCAGGATaaagaggtggaggaagcacGAAAAATGATAGATCag GTTTTTGGTGTTCTTGAGTCACCCGAATTTTCCAGAATCTCTTCGGCCTTTAGACCAATAATTAAAGGCGAAAAAGATGACTCCGGTTCTCATCAGCATCTAATCAGTGAAAATGGCACTAACCAGAAGTCACCCTTGCTCCAGGCATTTGCCTCAAAAGCTGTGAGTGGGTCTCAGGCTGATGTGCAG ATGTCTGCAGCATCTCAAGGGAGTCAGAAGTGGGTATCTAGGTGGGCAAGCCTTGCGGATAGTTACTCTGACTCTGGATCTGTCTCTGGGCAGGGTGATGGAGGTGCAG AAAGCAGTGTAGCCCCAAAACCTGGGGAACCAGAAAATGCTGTGCCCTTGAGAACAAGGCGCCTTCTTCCCCAACTCCCACCAAGCGATAAATCAGACGGCTCCACGCCCACGGTCCTGGTCTGCCAGGAGTCCTATTCTGAGGTTACCAAGAGAACCATCATGAAGGACCACTGTGTGGAAGCCTATGGTgatcccagcagctgcctcttCATCCAAGAAGACTTGGATCCAGATAGCCTCAGTGATGCCAGCAGATCTGACGATGGCTTCAGCatggaaaaaggcaagaaatataAAGAGAACAATAAAATGCTAGAGCAGATgggggaagaaacaaaatcagAGAGCCGGCAGCCAGGAGTCTCCCGGGTGTCAAACGTGAGAGCTGTAAGTGAGCCAGTTTCTACTTCATTCTACATTGGTGGGGACAGCAACGACGTGGGGATTCCCTCGAAGCTCTCTCTGAGCGTGTCCCATGCTCGAGCAGACAAAGACGGCAAGGATCAGGAGTTTTCCTTCAAGTCTGCTGGCACACCAGTTCCTGGAAAGCCACCAGTCAAAGATGTTAGCGCTTACGTTAATGCAGCAGGAAAAGTGGTTATTTCCCTTCACCAGAGTCTTCCTCAAGATGAGGAAAACATGGCAGGAAAGGAAGCATCATCTTTTGTTAGACAGGAAAGTTTTACCAAAGATAAATCAAGCAGTGGTGTTCCTCAAAATAAACTCCCGCATATTTCAAGTCACCCTCTGCTTAAAGATTTAGAGGCTGTTCGGTCAACCCGTATGGACTTTGGTCAGGAGACTCATCTTCTCCTTAAGGATACTGAAACTGCCTTGGCAGCACTGGAAGCCAAATTACTTGGTCAAAGCCAACAGCTGGAGCCCTCAGAAACTGCTGGTCAGCTGGAGGACTCCTTGTCAGGGGACTCGGACGTGGACACCGCCAGCACGGTCAGCTTAGTGAGCGGCAAGAACGTCCCAATGAGCACCCCAAAACGCAAAGCAGTTGTGAGCTTGCAGAAGGAGAAATCTTCCTCCACGCCGTCCATCCAGGACCAGTGTGGACAGCCCAGCGCTCGGGACAGGCTGACAGAGAAGCGGAAAACGCAAGCACCGGAGGCATCAAACCGCACAGAGGCCACCAAACGCTTCCAGATGAAGCGGAGCGCTGGGGCTCGAGGGTCGCTTGACTTCACGGATGACGAGAAAAGCTCGAGCCTGCCCTACTTGCCGGTCTCTGACGCGGTTGTGTCTGACCATGAGCACTCAGTAACCCGGCCGGTTCCCAGAAGAAAGCCTTTTACTCAGGCCACCAAGGAGGACCACAGCAAAATGACCTCCAATGTGCAGAAAATCCAGCAAGTTCTCACCCGCTCCAACAGTTTATCCACCCCGCGGCCCACGAGGGCCTCAAAGCTACGTCGTGCCCGGCTGGGCGATGCTTCAGACAACGAATGTGTCGATACTGAGAAAACGGCCTCCAACCCTGAAGCCACTGCTCCGGGCCCCAAGCAGTCCATGGAGACGAAGAAGCTTTCCCGGCTGGACATCCTTGCCATGCCTAGGAAACGGGCAGGTTCGTTTACAGTGCCCAGTGACTCTGAGACAGCGCAGTCGAGGTCGGGGTTTTCGGGTCGGAGTGTGGAGTCCTATCGGAAGACGGGTGTTTCGGAGGTTAGAGCCGCAGCAAAGAAAATGGCAGCCGCTGCTTCCACGAAGCAGCCTTTCAGCCGGACCCGTTCAAGCAGTGTCAAGTATTCCTCCTCGTCCA CATCAAGGCGGAGACCACAGGGTTCAGATTACACTTCTACTTCGGAGGAAGAATATGGCTCAAATCACAGCTCCCCTAAACACAAACGCTCCCATACTTCAACAGCCACACAAACACCGAGGATACGTGGCTCTGGGCTGAGCAAGCAGAAGCACAATGGCAGAGAAACGGATGACGATGAAGATTTTGACGATCACCCTGACCCCTACAACTTCATGGCGCAAACAGCAGAGATAGCAGAAATAGCCAG GCTCAGCCAAACCTTGGTGAAGGATGTGGCCATCCTTGCTCGAGAGATTCATGATGTTGCTGGAGATGGGGACTCACAGAGTTCATCAGGGACTGGACCAAGCACCTCCCTCAGCTCTGTGCCCAACACTCCTGCTTCTACCATATCAGCGAGAGAAGAG ATTGCTCGTAGATCTTTTCGGCTGGCATATCCATCTCAG TTGGTGCAGCACATTCCAGAAGCAAGTCTGAACTACCAGAAAGTGCCTCCGGGATCAGTGGAACTGAAGGATTTTGACCAAAATATGAACGATAATAGAGAAGAGGATCCCTCAAGAAAAACAAGGACAAGAAACCGTGAGGAG GTAATCTTTGACAATCTGATGTTGAACCCCGTGTCCCAGTTATCACATACAATCCgtgaaaatacagaaaacctAGCTGAAAAAATGAA GATTCTGTTTCAAAACTCGGAAAGGACCTGGGAGGAGATGGAGgccaaaattaattcagaaaacgAAGTGCCAATTCTGAAGACATCAAACAAG GAAATCAGTTCTATCCTGAAGGAGCTCAGGAGAGTTCAAAAACAGCTTGAAG TCATAAATGCTATCATTGACCCTACTGGAAACTTGGATGTAGTAGCCAGTAACAAAGCATCTTCTGCTGCAAAACAATCTACAGCCACTAAAGTCAGGACTGCTAACACTTCTGGATCCACACTGGAGACTTTGTCCCCAGCACAGATGAGAAACTACACAAAGAAATCGAACTGTGGGTCTTCTAGCTTACAAGATTCGAATTTCATTCCAGATGGAGAGAAATATGTGATCTGA